The proteins below are encoded in one region of Levilactobacillus namurensis:
- a CDS encoding DUF1097 domain-containing protein, translating to MKIGKALWCSSVGVGIFTLFYSLIMTSFGLWMGAAAFITASYFFGVGCPEDKVWNIVGSFVMGITWALISFWLLQNDMIAQLWPSAIMFGFMTFLAIFLQGTIMKFTMVPAWLIAWGSTMVIISNVTVTKWPLFVIQLFISMLMGIFFIAYGSNYATKLVYKIFPDKKPKDAVKSDDELTDTTPVSDHD from the coding sequence ATGAAAATTGGTAAAGCGTTATGGTGTTCGTCAGTTGGTGTTGGTATCTTCACGTTATTTTATAGTCTGATTATGACGTCGTTTGGCCTGTGGATGGGAGCTGCGGCGTTCATTACAGCGTCTTATTTCTTTGGGGTTGGGTGCCCGGAAGATAAGGTATGGAATATTGTGGGGAGCTTCGTGATGGGCATTACCTGGGCACTGATTTCGTTTTGGTTATTGCAAAATGACATGATTGCACAGCTCTGGCCCTCGGCAATCATGTTCGGTTTTATGACGTTCTTGGCCATCTTTCTTCAAGGAACGATCATGAAGTTTACCATGGTTCCGGCCTGGCTAATCGCCTGGGGGAGTACCATGGTCATCATTTCCAATGTCACGGTAACGAAGTGGCCCCTGTTCGTGATTCAATTGTTCATCTCTATGTTGATGGGAATCTTCTTCATTGCCTACGGGTCTAATTATGCGACCAAGCTGGTGTACAAGATTTTTCCGGACAAGAAACCTAAGGATGCCGTTAAAAGTGATGATGAGCTTACCGATACCACACCGGTGTCTGATCACGATTAG
- a CDS encoding glutathione peroxidase, which yields MTTIYGFKETEMSGQPLDLAAYRGQVVVIVNTASKCGLAPQLTALEALYQRYHDQGLIILGLPSNQFHQELDSDEAANDFCQLHYGVTFPMTQRVQVNGDQADPLFRYLKTASGHGRIKWNFTKFLVGRDGQLIKRYAPTTSPKKMKTAILAALQAPASVD from the coding sequence ATGACAACTATCTATGGGTTTAAAGAAACGGAAATGAGTGGACAACCACTAGACTTAGCGGCGTATCGGGGGCAGGTCGTGGTCATCGTCAACACGGCTAGCAAGTGCGGGTTAGCGCCTCAGTTAACGGCACTCGAAGCGTTGTATCAGCGCTACCATGACCAAGGGCTGATAATCTTGGGCTTACCGTCGAACCAATTCCACCAGGAGCTAGATTCGGATGAAGCGGCTAACGACTTTTGTCAACTACATTACGGGGTAACCTTTCCCATGACACAGCGGGTGCAGGTTAACGGAGACCAGGCGGACCCGTTGTTTAGGTACCTCAAGACCGCCTCAGGGCATGGCCGCATCAAATGGAACTTTACCAAATTCTTGGTGGGGCGCGATGGGCAACTGATTAAACGGTATGCGCCCACGACCAGTCCTAAGAAGATGAAGACGGCCATTTTGGCGGCGCTCCAAGCCCCGGCAAGCGTTGACTAG
- a CDS encoding tyrosine-protein phosphatase has protein sequence MRLQRLLISFGCALALFGTTASPVMAATTTDAALQPTVSQKVNRPIHLDGAENARDMGGYKTKSGRYVKRGRLLRADSLDKLTTLDGTRLTQDWHLKQIVDLRTADQIKKKPDALIEGVNYLQASVLGTRSNYDNDDAGMYKDMAFKPAAKRSYHRLLTLVAQQKKGALLFHCSHGMDRTGTAAAILYTILGVSRKDIQRDYLLSNTQLGVTWAKPALLNQFFTDVQSQYGSMSNYIHKGLKITPAQERAIRANYLTVRK, from the coding sequence ATGCGTCTACAGCGATTATTGATTAGTTTTGGGTGTGCTTTAGCGTTATTCGGGACCACGGCGTCCCCCGTGATGGCCGCCACGACCACGGATGCGGCCTTACAACCGACGGTATCTCAGAAGGTCAACCGACCAATTCACTTAGATGGGGCGGAAAACGCCCGTGATATGGGGGGCTACAAGACCAAGAGCGGCCGTTACGTGAAGCGCGGTCGGTTGTTGCGAGCCGATTCCCTAGATAAGTTGACCACGTTGGATGGCACCCGGTTAACGCAAGACTGGCACCTCAAGCAAATTGTTGATTTGCGAACGGCCGACCAGATTAAGAAGAAGCCGGATGCGCTGATCGAAGGGGTCAACTACTTACAAGCTTCCGTCCTGGGCACACGTTCGAACTACGACAACGACGATGCGGGGATGTACAAGGACATGGCCTTCAAGCCAGCCGCTAAGCGGAGTTACCACCGCCTATTAACGCTGGTTGCGCAACAAAAGAAGGGCGCCCTGCTCTTCCACTGTTCCCACGGGATGGACCGGACGGGGACCGCAGCGGCAATCTTGTACACCATCTTGGGTGTGAGCCGGAAGGATATTCAACGCGACTACCTCTTGTCCAACACCCAACTGGGCGTAACTTGGGCCAAGCCAGCCTTGTTGAACCAGTTCTTTACCGACGTTCAATCCCAATATGGGTCAATGAGCAACTACATTCACAAGGGCCTGAAGATTACCCCGGCACAAGAACGGGCCATTCGGGCGAACTATTTAACCGTTAGAAAGTAA
- a CDS encoding ion transporter gives MQWQRWHHEYRVTVVVLALVSIALVILQLAGVVDLDHGPWAWVDAGILAFFTVDYLVRFWRAPAKWAFFRHNIFDLLAIIPFSAIFSFFRLARLTCIFRLTQFFRLIRLVGFVGKLRGQLRGFFHTNGFGYLVWTSLIIILLSASLYTYAEQVSWGQALWWAITTTTTVGYGDVTPHTVVGKWAAAMLMLVGIGFIGSLTSTITTYFSQRHTTSDYQKLEQHLTMIEQENAALKQDLAEIKRALQQKNQRN, from the coding sequence GTGCAATGGCAACGGTGGCACCATGAATATCGTGTGACGGTGGTCGTTTTAGCGTTGGTGTCGATTGCCCTAGTGATCTTACAGCTAGCCGGCGTGGTGGACCTCGACCACGGACCTTGGGCCTGGGTGGATGCCGGAATCTTGGCGTTCTTTACGGTCGATTATCTGGTGCGCTTCTGGCGGGCCCCCGCGAAGTGGGCCTTTTTCCGTCACAACATCTTTGACTTGCTGGCGATTATCCCGTTTAGCGCCATTTTTAGCTTCTTCCGTCTGGCCCGATTAACGTGCATCTTTCGGTTGACCCAGTTCTTCCGCTTGATTCGACTGGTGGGTTTCGTGGGGAAACTACGCGGGCAGTTGCGGGGGTTCTTTCATACCAACGGGTTCGGTTACTTGGTGTGGACCAGCCTGATTATTATCTTGTTGTCCGCGTCGCTATACACCTACGCGGAGCAAGTCTCGTGGGGCCAGGCCCTATGGTGGGCCATTACCACGACCACGACGGTGGGGTACGGTGACGTGACGCCACACACTGTGGTGGGAAAATGGGCAGCGGCGATGCTGATGCTGGTAGGAATTGGCTTCATCGGGTCGCTGACCAGTACCATTACCACGTACTTTTCCCAGCGCCACACCACGTCGGACTACCAGAAGCTGGAGCAGCACCTGACCATGATTGAACAGGAAAATGCGGCGCTCAAGCAGGATCTAGCGGAAATCAAGCGGGCTTTGCAACAGAAGAATCAGAGGAATTAG
- a CDS encoding class A beta-lactamase-related serine hydrolase, which translates to MHFKPILNFWVHHHGLRLTVLVIVLVWGGVWGLRYHHDSVAKTSARLTTQPVDTTRITTQQRHLRKRLQHYLNHETADGTTSISFYNLSPKPGSPAAKTSLTRRFYHQGDLATSANAHTPVVSASTYKLFMAAYVLHLHHQGNLTWTPTSTNGFEEMIVHSDNTFAENILDAYGLAGINAFIGDQNWYAPVFVAGQASQTTAYSLTLALKDLARQTGPFKSAKDRQWLLHLMSQQVYRTGIPAGAAAAKQGTTVADKVGWYADTNNDAGLVTLPNGQRYILVIMTHGHMQSGFSGFPRIAKITTHIQKMVYNKSATAKLTP; encoded by the coding sequence TTGCACTTCAAACCGATTCTTAATTTCTGGGTGCACCACCACGGCTTGCGACTCACCGTCTTAGTCATCGTCCTAGTCTGGGGTGGCGTCTGGGGACTCCGGTACCACCATGATTCCGTAGCCAAGACGTCTGCTCGACTAACCACCCAACCCGTGGATACGACCCGCATCACCACCCAGCAACGGCATTTAAGGAAGCGATTACAGCACTACCTGAACCATGAGACGGCGGATGGCACCACCAGCATCAGCTTCTACAACCTCTCCCCTAAGCCTGGTAGTCCCGCCGCCAAGACATCCCTTACCCGGCGGTTCTACCATCAAGGTGACCTCGCGACTTCCGCCAACGCGCACACTCCTGTGGTCTCCGCAAGCACCTACAAGCTCTTCATGGCGGCCTACGTCCTCCACCTTCACCACCAAGGTAACTTGACCTGGACACCGACCAGTACCAACGGTTTCGAGGAAATGATCGTCCACAGCGACAACACCTTCGCCGAAAACATTCTGGACGCCTACGGGTTGGCCGGCATCAACGCCTTCATCGGCGATCAAAACTGGTACGCCCCCGTCTTCGTGGCCGGCCAAGCCTCCCAAACCACGGCTTACAGCCTGACCTTGGCCCTGAAGGACCTCGCGCGTCAGACCGGACCGTTCAAATCAGCTAAGGACCGGCAGTGGCTACTCCACCTTATGTCCCAACAGGTCTACCGTACCGGGATTCCCGCCGGGGCAGCAGCCGCTAAGCAAGGGACCACCGTGGCCGACAAGGTTGGCTGGTACGCCGACACCAACAACGACGCCGGCTTGGTGACCCTGCCTAACGGGCAACGCTACATTCTCGTAATCATGACCCACGGCCACATGCAAAGCGGCTTCAGCGGCTTCCCGCGCATTGCCAAGATTACGACCCACATTCAAAAGATGGTCTACAATAAGTCCGCCACGGCTAAATTGACTCCCTAA